One genomic segment of Mesoterricola silvestris includes these proteins:
- a CDS encoding UbiA-like polyprenyltransferase, which translates to MIEPGNAPSLPPPLPGEPPAAAPASPAGPGAVRQFKELLDMIKFEHTVFALPFALLGGLATYRGTPPLEKVLLILLAMVGARTAAMTFNRLADEDLDAENPRTASRALPAGRVTRAGAYALLGTAIIVLCLAAGKLGPLPWKLVPVALVITLGYSFCKRFTAFAHVILGLSLAGAPLGAWIAVNGSVDEPVIYLALGVLTWTAGFDIIYALQDLDFDKDRGLHSVPSRLGPGTSLALSRLLHLAAMASWAVFNVRMEAHVLPWLGWCLVGGILLREQWVVRGARLDRIDHAFFTLNSLVGLIFFTGYAAEWFVGRAMP; encoded by the coding sequence GTGATCGAACCCGGAAACGCGCCATCCCTCCCCCCTCCCCTTCCCGGGGAACCCCCGGCGGCCGCACCCGCGTCCCCGGCCGGGCCGGGCGCCGTACGCCAGTTCAAGGAACTGCTCGACATGATCAAGTTCGAGCACACGGTCTTCGCCCTGCCCTTCGCCCTCCTGGGCGGCCTGGCCACCTACCGGGGCACACCGCCCCTGGAAAAGGTCCTGCTCATCCTCCTGGCCATGGTGGGCGCGCGCACGGCCGCCATGACCTTCAATCGTCTGGCGGACGAGGACCTGGACGCGGAGAACCCCCGCACCGCCTCCCGGGCCCTGCCCGCCGGGCGGGTGACCCGGGCCGGGGCCTACGCCCTGCTGGGCACCGCCATCATCGTCCTGTGCCTCGCCGCCGGCAAGCTCGGTCCCCTGCCCTGGAAGCTGGTGCCCGTGGCCCTGGTCATCACCCTGGGCTACTCCTTCTGCAAGCGGTTCACGGCCTTCGCCCACGTGATCCTGGGCCTGAGCCTGGCCGGCGCGCCCCTGGGGGCCTGGATCGCCGTGAACGGGTCGGTGGACGAGCCGGTGATCTACCTGGCCCTGGGCGTCCTCACCTGGACGGCGGGCTTCGATATCATCTACGCCCTCCAGGACCTGGATTTCGACAAGGACCGGGGCCTCCATTCCGTGCCCAGCCGTCTGGGCCCGGGCACCTCCCTGGCCCTTTCCCGGCTCCTGCACCTGGCGGCCATGGCTTCCTGGGCCGTTTTCAATGTCCGCATGGAGGCCCATGTGCTGCCCTGGCTGGGCTGGTGCCTCGTGGGCGGCATCCTCCTGCGCGAGCAGTGGGTGGTGCGCGGGGCGCGCCTGGATCGCATCGACCACGCATTCTTCACACTCAACAGTCTGGTGGGCCTGATCTTTTTCACGGGCTACGCCGCGGAGTGGTTTGTCGGGCGGGCGATGCCCTGA
- a CDS encoding ACT domain-containing protein — MEHPVHDLATLLSSLDPERHDGVYVYTLVHGSAPPVDAIATFREKEGLTLIVEERQALAAGLPILFRAAWITLTVTSDLQAVGLTAAVAGALTAAGISCNVMAGARHDHLFVPVERAEEALAALRALGQP; from the coding sequence ATGGAACACCCCGTTCACGACCTCGCGACCCTGCTGTCTTCCCTGGACCCCGAACGCCACGACGGGGTTTACGTCTACACCTTGGTCCACGGCTCCGCACCTCCGGTGGATGCCATCGCCACCTTCCGGGAAAAGGAGGGGCTGACGCTCATCGTGGAGGAGAGGCAGGCGTTGGCGGCGGGCCTGCCCATCCTTTTCCGGGCGGCCTGGATCACCCTCACCGTGACCTCCGACCTCCAGGCCGTGGGGCTCACCGCCGCTGTGGCCGGCGCGCTCACGGCGGCGGGGATCAGTTGCAACGTCATGGCCGGCGCCCGCCACGATCACCTCTTCGTGCCCGTGGAAAGGGCGGAGGAGGCCCTGGCGGCGCTCCGCGCCCTCGGCCAGCCATGA
- a CDS encoding response regulator produces the protein MARIMVVDDNPTASLFVANSLRPLGHEVEVVEPTCLFAVFQALHGNPPDLLITELVMPSCPGLTLLRFCLEDAHLAKVKIIVLTRAGDRDLGTFLQQCGNVHYLPKPVSPTALAQDATAFLEGRLKLNHGWDLACQGVVAVVDDSRMARAYHATCLRKFGFRPVEVDPAELYATKRTLEELKPDLVLLDYVMPAFTGEALLRAIRATPALEDTPVLVVTSLQEPELEDRLASFGGVGIANKPLSVEGLQSRVLESLGLQTA, from the coding sequence ATGGCCAGGATCATGGTGGTCGACGACAACCCCACGGCGAGCCTCTTCGTGGCCAACAGCCTCCGGCCCCTGGGGCACGAGGTGGAGGTGGTGGAACCCACCTGCCTGTTCGCGGTGTTCCAGGCCCTCCACGGGAACCCGCCGGACCTCCTGATCACGGAGCTGGTCATGCCCTCCTGCCCGGGCCTGACCCTCCTGCGCTTCTGCCTGGAGGACGCCCACCTGGCCAAGGTGAAGATCATCGTCCTGACCCGCGCCGGCGACCGGGACCTGGGCACCTTCCTCCAGCAGTGCGGGAACGTCCACTACCTCCCCAAGCCCGTCTCCCCCACGGCCCTGGCCCAGGACGCCACCGCGTTCCTGGAGGGCAGGCTGAAGCTGAACCACGGCTGGGACCTGGCCTGCCAGGGGGTCGTGGCCGTCGTCGACGACAGCCGCATGGCCCGCGCCTACCACGCCACCTGCCTGCGCAAGTTCGGCTTCCGCCCCGTGGAGGTGGACCCCGCGGAGCTCTACGCCACCAAGCGCACCCTGGAGGAGCTGAAGCCCGATCTCGTCCTCCTGGACTACGTGATGCCCGCCTTCACCGGCGAGGCCCTCCTGCGCGCCATCCGCGCCACGCCGGCCCTGGAGGACACCCCGGTCCTCGTCGTGACCAGCCTCCAGGAACCCGAGCTCGAGGACCGCCTGGCCAGCTTCGGCGGCGTGGGCATCGCCAACAAGCCCCTGTCCGTGGAGGGGCTGCAGTCCCGCGTCCTGGAGAGCCTGGGCCTGCAAACGGCCTAG
- a CDS encoding complex I subunit 4 family protein — protein sequence MVSWFENPLLAVAVLPLLGGLVLAVVPRGRSKAFERGALAVTLLDVLLCLPLWAGLDRTSAEPQWVTVLEWIPRFGVRFSVGADGISLLLVLLTTLLGCIAVGISPASLRERHKEFYVWFLLLQSCMLGVFIAQDAFLFYVFWELMLVPMYCLIGIWGGPRRLYAAFKMFMYTLVGSKLLLLGLLAVYFLQFEATGRWDFSLASFHAMAGVIAEQSGDFQTLLALAWFVAFAVKVPLLPLHTWLPDAHVEAPVAGSVILAGVLLKMGTYGILRFLIPICSAATLTLLPWFLGLAMAGVVYGALVAMIQKDLKALVAYSSISHLGLCAAGLLALNPNGMAGGVLQMVNHGLTTSALFLLVGALHDRRHTRLIAHFGGLARPMPVFATVFLIMVMGSIGLPGLNGFVGEFAILVGVFQVHPWAGVVGVAGIVFGAAYLLWATQRVLFGPVEGANATLEDLTARERVCFLPLLMAAFWIGFYPEPLLALIREPVQKVVNQVVSNPGTRSEK from the coding sequence ATGGTGTCCTGGTTTGAAAACCCGCTGCTGGCGGTGGCGGTTCTCCCTTTGCTCGGTGGCCTGGTCCTCGCCGTCGTTCCGAGGGGGCGGAGCAAAGCCTTCGAACGGGGGGCTTTGGCGGTGACCCTGCTGGACGTTCTGCTCTGCCTGCCCCTGTGGGCCGGCCTGGACCGGACCTCGGCGGAGCCCCAGTGGGTCACGGTGCTGGAGTGGATTCCCAGGTTCGGGGTCAGGTTCAGCGTCGGCGCGGATGGCATCAGCCTCCTGCTCGTCCTGCTCACCACCCTCCTGGGGTGCATCGCGGTGGGGATCTCGCCCGCCTCCCTCCGGGAGCGGCACAAGGAATTCTACGTCTGGTTCCTCCTCCTCCAGTCCTGCATGCTGGGGGTGTTCATCGCCCAGGATGCGTTCCTGTTCTATGTCTTCTGGGAACTGATGCTGGTGCCCATGTACTGCCTCATCGGAATCTGGGGGGGGCCCCGGCGGCTCTACGCGGCCTTCAAGATGTTCATGTACACCCTGGTGGGCTCGAAGCTCCTTCTCCTGGGGCTCCTGGCCGTGTATTTCCTGCAGTTCGAGGCCACGGGCCGGTGGGACTTCTCCCTGGCCTCCTTCCACGCCATGGCGGGCGTCATCGCGGAGCAGAGCGGGGACTTCCAGACGCTGCTGGCCTTGGCCTGGTTCGTGGCCTTCGCGGTGAAGGTGCCTCTGCTGCCCCTCCACACCTGGCTCCCGGATGCCCACGTGGAGGCACCGGTGGCGGGATCGGTCATTCTCGCGGGGGTGCTCCTTAAAATGGGGACATACGGAATCCTGCGTTTCCTGATCCCCATCTGTTCCGCAGCCACCTTGACGCTGCTGCCGTGGTTCCTGGGCCTCGCCATGGCGGGGGTCGTGTACGGAGCCCTGGTCGCGATGATCCAAAAGGATCTGAAAGCGCTGGTGGCCTATTCCTCCATCAGTCACCTGGGGCTTTGCGCCGCGGGGTTGCTGGCCTTGAATCCCAATGGGATGGCGGGAGGGGTTCTCCAGATGGTCAACCATGGGCTGACCACGTCGGCCCTTTTCCTGCTGGTGGGCGCCCTCCATGACCGGCGGCACACGCGCCTCATTGCCCACTTCGGCGGCCTGGCCCGACCCATGCCTGTCTTCGCCACGGTGTTCCTGATCATGGTCATGGGCAGCATCGGGCTGCCGGGCTTGAACGGCTTTGTGGGTGAATTCGCCATTCTGGTGGGGGTCTTCCAGGTCCACCCCTGGGCGGGGGTGGTCGGCGTGGCGGGCATCGTATTCGGGGCAGCCTACCTGCTCTGGGCCACCCAACGGGTGCTGTTCGGTCCCGTGGAGGGTGCCAACGCGACCCTGGAGGACCTGACCGCCCGGGAACGGGTCTGCTTCCTTCCCCTCCTGATGGCGGCCTTCTGGATCGGATTCTATCCCGAGCCGCTGCTGGCGTTGATTCGCGAACCGGTGCAAAAGGTGGTGAACCAGGTGGTGTCAAACCCGGGAACTCGAAGTGAAAAGTAA
- a CDS encoding CDGSH iron-sulfur domain-containing protein, translating to MPEPTIAQKAPVKVAVEAGKTYHWCACGKSQNQPMCDGSHRGTGFTPMAYTADVTGDKWFCACKHSGTKPLCDGTHKKL from the coding sequence ATGCCCGAACCCACCATCGCCCAGAAGGCCCCCGTCAAGGTCGCCGTGGAGGCCGGCAAGACCTACCACTGGTGCGCCTGCGGCAAGAGCCAGAACCAGCCCATGTGCGACGGGTCGCACCGGGGCACGGGCTTCACGCCCATGGCCTACACGGCCGACGTCACGGGCGACAAATGGTTCTGCGCCTGCAAGCACAGCGGCACCAAGCCCCTGTGCGACGGCACCCACAAGAAGCTCTAG
- a CDS encoding NADH:flavin oxidoreductase produces the protein MTDDILFTPFTVKGLTLSNRIVMAPMTRSMAPGGIPGAAQAAYYRRRAEGGVGLILTEGTVVQRPASRNIPDVPFFHGEAALAGWAEVAGAVHGAGGHIGPQLWHTGAIPVAKGHKGWEPGGPAESPSGLVGPGAPHGVAMTQEDIADTIAAFAQAAKDAKRLGFDTVELHGAHGYLIDQFFWPGTNARTDAFGGATIRERSRFAAEVVRAVRAAIGPDFPLILRVSQWKQQDYSARLATSPQEMTDWLAPLVEAGVDVLHCSQRRFWEPEFPEIDGAEGLNFAGWAKKLTGAATISVGSVGLDSDFFGAFRGAGSAAAALGSLNARMEREEFDLIAVGRVLISDAQWARKIREGKLQELRGFVPEDLATLS, from the coding sequence ATGACGGACGATATCCTGTTCACGCCCTTCACGGTGAAAGGCCTGACCCTTTCCAACCGCATCGTCATGGCGCCGATGACCCGGAGCATGGCGCCGGGCGGCATCCCGGGGGCGGCCCAGGCGGCGTACTACCGCCGGCGCGCCGAAGGCGGCGTCGGACTGATCCTCACCGAGGGCACCGTGGTCCAACGGCCGGCCTCGCGCAATATTCCGGATGTTCCCTTCTTCCACGGCGAGGCCGCCCTGGCGGGGTGGGCGGAGGTGGCCGGGGCGGTCCATGGCGCCGGCGGCCATATCGGCCCGCAGCTCTGGCATACCGGCGCCATCCCGGTGGCCAAGGGGCACAAGGGCTGGGAGCCCGGCGGTCCCGCCGAAAGCCCCTCGGGGCTGGTGGGGCCCGGGGCCCCCCACGGGGTCGCGATGACCCAGGAGGACATCGCCGACACCATCGCGGCCTTCGCGCAGGCGGCCAAGGATGCCAAACGGCTGGGGTTCGACACGGTGGAACTGCACGGAGCCCACGGCTACCTGATCGACCAGTTCTTCTGGCCCGGCACCAATGCGCGCACGGACGCCTTCGGCGGCGCGACGATCCGCGAGCGTTCCCGCTTCGCGGCCGAGGTCGTGCGCGCGGTCCGCGCCGCCATCGGGCCCGACTTCCCCCTGATCCTGCGCGTCAGCCAGTGGAAGCAGCAGGACTACAGCGCACGCCTGGCGACCTCCCCGCAGGAGATGACGGATTGGCTGGCCCCCCTGGTGGAGGCCGGGGTGGATGTCCTGCACTGCTCCCAGCGCCGCTTCTGGGAGCCGGAGTTCCCGGAGATCGACGGGGCCGAGGGCCTCAATTTCGCCGGCTGGGCGAAGAAGCTCACCGGTGCGGCGACCATCAGCGTCGGCTCGGTGGGGCTGGACTCGGACTTCTTCGGGGCCTTCCGGGGCGCCGGTTCGGCCGCGGCGGCCCTGGGCAGCCTGAACGCCCGGATGGAGCGGGAGGAGTTCGACCTGATCGCCGTGGGGCGGGTGCTGATTTCGGACGCCCAGTGGGCGAGGAAGATCCGCGAAGGGAAGCTCCAGGAACTGCGCGGCTTCGTGCCGGAGGACCTGGCGACGCTGTCCTGA
- a CDS encoding MFS transporter: MLSASPSTRAAERRRTLAVAFAGFSAFLGLYVTQPLLPLFEHLFRAGKATVSLTLTASTLGVAIAAPLIGSVADRLGRKRVIVGSAGLLTLATFLSATATGLGTLIFWRFFQGLFTPGVFAVTVAYVQEEWAGGAVGRALSIYVTGTVIGGFTGRIVSGLVATHWNWRWAFAATGAMVGLSTLVLQSWLPRERRFAGPARGQSLASGAAGHLRNPPLVATFAVGFGVLFSLVATFTYVTFHLAGAPFHLSPMAISLLFCTYLFGAAVTPPCGHIIDRYGQRAALALAMGTGVAGMLLTLLPSLWAVIAGLALCCSGVFVAQAASTSFIGMIAGTHKALAVGLYVTCYYIGGSAGAELPGFLWRFGGWPSCVALVILVQLLTIAVTRVFWDVRTGGRLEAYPMEG, from the coding sequence ATGCTTTCAGCAAGCCCCTCGACCCGGGCCGCGGAACGCCGGCGGACCCTGGCCGTGGCCTTCGCGGGTTTCAGCGCCTTCCTGGGCCTCTACGTCACGCAGCCCCTGCTGCCCCTGTTCGAACACCTCTTCAGGGCCGGCAAGGCCACCGTCAGCCTCACCCTCACCGCCTCCACCCTGGGCGTGGCCATCGCCGCGCCCCTCATCGGCTCCGTGGCGGACCGCCTCGGGCGCAAGCGCGTCATCGTGGGCTCCGCGGGCCTGCTCACCCTGGCCACCTTCCTTTCCGCCACCGCCACGGGCCTGGGCACGCTGATCTTCTGGCGGTTCTTCCAGGGCCTCTTCACCCCCGGCGTCTTCGCGGTGACGGTGGCCTACGTGCAGGAGGAGTGGGCCGGGGGCGCCGTGGGCCGGGCACTCTCCATCTACGTCACCGGCACCGTCATCGGCGGGTTCACGGGCCGCATCGTCTCCGGCCTCGTGGCCACCCACTGGAACTGGCGCTGGGCCTTCGCCGCCACCGGGGCCATGGTGGGCCTGTCCACCCTGGTGCTGCAGTCCTGGCTCCCCCGGGAACGGCGCTTCGCCGGCCCCGCCCGGGGCCAGTCCCTGGCCTCCGGCGCCGCCGGGCACCTGCGCAATCCGCCCCTGGTGGCCACCTTCGCCGTGGGCTTCGGCGTCCTGTTCTCCCTGGTGGCCACCTTCACCTACGTGACCTTCCACCTGGCCGGCGCCCCCTTCCACCTGAGCCCCATGGCCATCAGCCTCCTCTTCTGCACCTACCTCTTCGGCGCCGCCGTCACCCCCCCCTGCGGCCACATCATCGACCGCTACGGCCAGCGCGCCGCCCTGGCCCTGGCCATGGGCACCGGCGTGGCCGGAATGCTCCTCACCCTCCTCCCCAGCCTCTGGGCGGTCATCGCGGGCCTGGCGCTGTGCTGCTCCGGCGTCTTCGTGGCCCAGGCCGCCAGCACCAGCTTCATCGGCATGATCGCCGGCACCCACAAGGCCCTGGCCGTGGGCCTTTACGTCACCTGCTACTACATCGGCGGCAGCGCCGGCGCCGAACTGCCCGGATTCCTGTGGCGCTTCGGCGGATGGCCCTCCTGCGTGGCCCTGGTGATCCTGGTGCAGCTGCTCACCATCGCGGTGACGCGGGTGTTCTGGGACGTGCGCACAGGCGGGCGGCTGGAGGCCTACCCCATGGAGGGCTGA
- a CDS encoding DMT family transporter, whose translation MTIGWLLLAVAVVLEIAWALSLKFIQQRPDPLLVVGSVLLALVNMALLSLSMRGIPAGTAYAVWTGLGAVGVAVGGILLFGEPAGFGRLFFLGVVLAGVVGLKLVGP comes from the coding sequence ATGACCATCGGCTGGCTTCTCCTGGCCGTGGCGGTGGTGCTGGAGATCGCCTGGGCCCTTTCCCTGAAGTTCATCCAGCAACGACCGGACCCCTTGCTGGTGGTGGGTTCGGTCCTGCTCGCCCTCGTGAACATGGCCCTGCTCTCCCTTTCCATGCGGGGAATTCCTGCAGGCACGGCCTATGCCGTATGGACGGGACTGGGGGCGGTGGGGGTGGCCGTGGGGGGAATCCTCCTGTTCGGAGAACCGGCGGGCTTCGGGCGGCTCTTCTTCCTGGGTGTGGTCCTGGCCGGGGTGGTGGGCTTGAAGCTGGTGGGCCCTTAG
- a CDS encoding pirin family protein: MAPRPVATLVPGQPTEDGNRVPLTRLVPGRGQRGSDAFRAMDPFLLMDHFGPMVLPPGTDAGFPPHPHRGFQTLTYLIQGAFRHRDSTGGSGLLRPGGAQLMNAGSGIVHEEMPVPEHLETGGPIEGVQLWINLPRAHKASPPGYTDLQPENMPWSEIPGGRIRVLAGTWAGIQGPAITPARIAYAHLELEAGARFEAPVPPGWTAAVVPLKGSVTVAGTEVPADTVALLAEGDTVALFAAGPASLMLLAGEPLGEPIVNYGPFVMNTPEEIQQAIEDYQTGRMGTL; encoded by the coding sequence ATGGCGCCCAGGCCCGTGGCCACCCTCGTCCCCGGCCAGCCCACGGAGGACGGCAACCGCGTTCCCCTCACCCGCCTCGTGCCGGGGCGGGGGCAGCGGGGGTCCGACGCCTTCCGGGCCATGGACCCCTTCCTGCTCATGGACCACTTCGGGCCCATGGTGCTGCCCCCGGGCACCGATGCCGGGTTCCCGCCCCACCCCCACCGGGGGTTCCAGACCCTGACGTACCTCATCCAGGGGGCCTTCCGCCACCGGGACAGCACGGGCGGGTCGGGCCTCCTGCGTCCCGGGGGCGCCCAGCTCATGAACGCCGGATCGGGCATCGTGCACGAGGAGATGCCGGTGCCCGAGCACCTGGAAACCGGCGGCCCCATCGAAGGGGTCCAGCTGTGGATCAACCTCCCCAGGGCCCACAAGGCCTCCCCCCCCGGCTACACCGACCTGCAGCCGGAGAATATGCCCTGGAGCGAGATCCCCGGCGGCCGCATCCGCGTCCTCGCGGGCACCTGGGCCGGCATCCAGGGCCCCGCGATCACTCCCGCCCGCATCGCCTACGCCCACCTGGAACTGGAAGCCGGCGCGCGTTTCGAGGCTCCGGTTCCCCCCGGTTGGACCGCGGCCGTGGTGCCCCTGAAGGGCTCCGTGACCGTGGCCGGCACCGAGGTGCCCGCCGACACCGTGGCGCTGCTGGCAGAGGGGGACACCGTCGCCCTGTTCGCAGCCGGTCCCGCCAGCCTCATGCTCCTGGCCGGGGAGCCCCTGGGCGAACCCATCGTGAACTACGGCCCCTTCGTGATGAACACCCCCGAGGAAATCCAGCAGGCCATCGAGGACTACCAGACGGGGCGCATGGGCACCCTCTAG
- a CDS encoding bactofilin family protein, translating into MFSEKKRPEPSQAVHTLLGKGTLWKGEVVAGQNNLRIEGTVEGTITSEGEVTIAPSGMVRGTILAKHLIVTGKVEGIFRIVECLEIHGTGCVEGEVELGSLVVDEGGTLQGTCTRRGVARSTNGQAAPEPAPAHAAPAALPPPGPGRNLEPIAERHPFPAANGATAPDPFAKAFENKTKA; encoded by the coding sequence ATGTTCAGCGAAAAGAAGCGCCCCGAACCCTCCCAGGCCGTCCACACCCTTCTCGGCAAGGGCACCCTCTGGAAGGGCGAAGTGGTGGCCGGCCAGAACAACCTGCGCATCGAAGGCACCGTGGAAGGCACCATCACCAGCGAAGGCGAAGTGACCATCGCCCCCAGCGGCATGGTGCGCGGCACCATCCTGGCCAAGCACCTCATCGTCACCGGCAAGGTGGAGGGCATCTTCCGGATCGTCGAGTGCCTGGAGATCCACGGCACCGGCTGCGTGGAGGGCGAAGTGGAGCTGGGCTCCCTGGTGGTGGACGAGGGCGGCACCCTCCAGGGCACCTGCACCCGCCGGGGCGTCGCCCGGTCCACGAACGGCCAGGCCGCCCCCGAGCCCGCCCCCGCCCACGCCGCTCCGGCGGCCCTTCCTCCCCCCGGCCCCGGCCGCAACCTCGAGCCCATCGCGGAGCGCCACCCCTTCCCCGCCGCCAACGGCGCCACCGCCCCGGACCCCTTCGCCAAGGCCTTCGAGAACAAGACCAAGGCCTGA
- a CDS encoding M23 family metallopeptidase produces MDPIIDRWNHTPSIPPTAGYLSSGFGIRLSPFSRVNEQGDGLLGYHSGFDITNSEGTPIQATADGEVVEAGWMDRYGNGVVIAHSDRVETLYAHMSRVRVKRGQKVSRGDILGDMGRTGNATGVHLHYEVRLNGRPVNPQPYMRLQREWLKGLR; encoded by the coding sequence ATGGACCCCATCATCGACCGCTGGAACCACACGCCCTCCATCCCTCCCACCGCCGGCTACCTCAGCTCCGGGTTCGGCATCCGCCTGAGCCCCTTCTCCCGGGTCAACGAACAGGGCGACGGGCTCCTGGGCTACCATTCGGGTTTCGACATCACCAATTCCGAAGGCACCCCCATCCAGGCCACGGCCGACGGCGAGGTGGTGGAGGCGGGCTGGATGGACCGCTACGGCAACGGCGTGGTCATCGCCCATTCCGACCGGGTCGAGACGCTCTACGCCCACATGAGCCGCGTGCGGGTGAAAAGGGGACAGAAGGTGTCCCGGGGCGATATCCTTGGGGACATGGGACGCACCGGCAACGCCACCGGCGTCCACCTGCACTACGAAGTGAGGCTCAACGGCAGGCCCGTGAATCCCCAGCCCTACATGCGCCTCCAGCGCGAATGGCTCAAGGGTCTGCGCTAA
- the mreB gene encoding rod shape-determining protein, translating into MPSVFSSPFWSNLFSSDLAIDLGTASVLVQTRQAGRVVIYEPSIVALNARTKEVEAVGDEAKQLLGRTPQGVYTVRPLRDGMIYEVDAAEKMLGAFIHKARPHRSWSRTRIVVSIPPMAHQVARRAMRQVCYDAKASEVFLVDQTMVAAMGAGIPINEKRGCMIVDIGGGTTDVAVISFNGKVFADSIGIAGDEMDEAIHRYILEKYNLLISPTAAEQVKWGLGSAYPTPTDRTLTIAGQDQFEGLPRTLTLTEAEIREALAEPVSAILGLVRKALNDTPPQLAADLVDRGICLTGGGSKIQGLDLRISKETHLPCYRAENPETAVVRGTAMLLQDIPFLRRIQIRD; encoded by the coding sequence GTGCCCAGCGTGTTCTCAAGTCCGTTCTGGTCCAATCTGTTCTCGTCGGACCTGGCCATCGATCTGGGCACGGCCTCGGTGCTGGTGCAGACCCGGCAGGCCGGACGGGTCGTCATCTATGAACCGTCTATTGTCGCCCTCAACGCCCGCACCAAGGAGGTGGAGGCGGTGGGGGACGAGGCCAAGCAGCTCCTGGGCCGCACGCCCCAGGGGGTGTACACCGTCCGGCCCCTGCGGGACGGGATGATCTACGAAGTGGACGCCGCGGAGAAGATGCTGGGCGCGTTCATCCACAAGGCCCGGCCCCACCGGTCCTGGTCCCGGACCCGCATCGTCGTGAGCATCCCTCCCATGGCCCACCAGGTCGCCCGGCGCGCCATGAGGCAGGTGTGCTACGACGCCAAGGCCAGCGAAGTCTTCCTGGTGGACCAGACCATGGTGGCCGCCATGGGCGCCGGGATCCCCATCAACGAGAAGCGCGGGTGCATGATCGTCGATATCGGCGGCGGCACCACGGACGTGGCGGTCATCTCCTTCAACGGCAAGGTCTTCGCGGATTCCATCGGCATCGCGGGCGACGAGATGGACGAGGCCATCCACCGGTACATCCTGGAAAAATACAACCTGCTCATCTCCCCCACGGCCGCCGAGCAGGTGAAGTGGGGCCTCGGCTCGGCCTACCCCACCCCCACCGACCGCACCCTCACCATCGCGGGCCAGGACCAGTTCGAGGGCCTGCCCAGGACCCTCACCCTCACCGAGGCGGAGATCCGGGAGGCCCTGGCGGAACCCGTCTCCGCCATCCTCGGCCTGGTGCGGAAGGCCCTCAACGACACCCCCCCCCAGCTAGCGGCCGACCTGGTGGACCGGGGCATCTGCCTCACGGGCGGCGGCTCCAAGATCCAGGGCCTGGACCTGCGCATCAGCAAGGAGACCCACCTGCCATGCTACCGGGCGGAGAACCCCGAGACGGCCGTGGTGCGGGGCACCGCCATGCTCCTGCAGGACATCCCCTTTCTGAGGCGGATCCAGATCCGGGACTGA